CGGGCGCCGACCTGCTGACGGACGACGCGGGGCGGGGGAGTTTCGCGGACGCCCAGTACGTGCTGGTCTCCACGGTGGTGCTGGCCTTCGCGGCGGTGTCGCTGGCCCGGTTCCCCGACCGGCTGCCCCGACTGCCGTGGGCGCTGGCCCTGCTGGTGGCCCTGTCGGCCGCCGTGTACCTCGCGGCGAAGTACGCGGAGGGCAGCCGCCCGTTGGTGCTGTCGGTGGTGCGCAGACGGGAGCCCGGGGATCTGGACTCGGCCATCCGCCCCGGGGACGACATCGAGATCCGGGGCGTCGGCTTCGTGCCGCCCGGCGCGCAGACGCCGGAGATGCTGGCCCGGCTGGTGGTGCGGATCGGAACGGTGCACGTGCACGTGCCGTTGGTGCCGGTGGCCGGCGGGTTCACCAACCCGTCCGACGCGGTGCTGACCGTGCCGGTGCCGGCGGAGGTGGAACCGGGGCGCGTCGACGTCCAGGTGGTGACCGCCGCCGGAGTGGAGTCGAACCGCTGCGGCATCGACGTGGCGGAGTGAACGGCGACGCGGTAGACATGGGGCGTGACCCGAACTGACGGCGTGACCCGAACTGACGTCCCTTCCGGTGCCGCCCCCGGACTGCGGGACCTCGCCGCCCGGCACGCCCTCCTCCCCCTGCGGATCTTCCTCGGCGTGACCTTCGTGTACGCGGGTCTGGACAAGCTGACCGACTCCGCGTTCCTCTCCGCCGGCGGCGACGGCTCCATCGGCGAACTCATGCGCGGGGTCCGCGACACCTCCGCGATCCCCGCCCTGGTGGACCTGGCGCTCAAGGCGCCCGTCGGCTTCGCCGTCACCCTGGCCGTCGGCGAGCTCCTGGTGGGCCTCGGGCTCCTGGCCGGACTGCTGACCCGGATCGCCGCCCTGGGCGGCGCGTTGATCGCGCTCAGCCTGTGGCTCACGGTCTCCTGGGCGGTCACCCCGTACTACTACGGCAACGACCTGATCTACCTGATGGCCTGTACCCCGCTGATCCTCGCCGGGGCGCCCTACCTGTCGTTGGACTCCGCGATCCGCTCGCGCCGATCCCGCCGCACCGCGTAGGTCACCACCCCGACGACGGCCGCGAGCGCGAGGCCGCCCGCGGCCATCGGGACCACGGCGAACCAGGGCAGGTCCACCTCCCCGGCCGAGTCCAGCAGGCGCAGCGTGCCCGCGGTGAGCAGGACCAGGCCCGCGATCAGCCGTCCCGGCTGGAACTCATGACGCCGCACGGGCCACCTCCACCTGTCCCACACCCGCTTCGAGGTGCAGCTCGATCATTCCGCCGGCCTCGGTGCCGGCGGCGGGGAGCAACGTCTGCGACCGGTGCTCGCCGCCGGTCTTGATGCGCACCTGCCCGCCCTTCTCGCCGGGCAGCCGCAGGTCGCCCCACCGGACCGTCATGTCCGACCGCGCCGTGACCTCGCGGGGCACGACCACCTTCAGCCGGCCCGCGTCGATGGACGCCCGGACGGACAGCGTGGTGCCCTTCGGCACGTCCAGCCGGCTCAGGTCCAAGGTCGCCAGGCCGGTGCCCGCCTCGTACGAGGGCCGTACGTCGGCCACCGCGGCGGGCCGCCACGAGACGTCCCGCCAGTCCGTGCCGATCTCCTTCGGCAACGCGCTCGCCCCCGCCAGGAGCCCGGCCGTCATCAGGGACAGCAGGACGGTGCCGAAACCGGTGCGGCCCTTGACCGAACTGACGGCCAGCCCCAGCCCGAAGACGGCCAGCGCGGCGGCCAGCCCGACCGTGAGGGCGTGCGAGAGCGTGCTGCCCTCCCACACCGAGGCGGTGGCGGCGGCCCCGCCGAGCAGCGCCAGCACGAACACCCGCCCGCCGATGCCACCGCGCCCGACCGCCCGGGAAACCGGCGCGGCGGGCTTCGGCGCCCGGCCCGCGGGGGCGTCCACGTCCGCCGGACCCCACAGGTACCCGGTGGACCCCACCGGACCGGTCGTACCGTCCTTGACCAGCGGGTCCCGCCACCAGGAGGGGCTGCCGGGCGCGGGCGGCGCCTGCGTTTCGGGCGGCGGCGCCGCCCGAGACACAGGGGGGGTCTCCGCCTCCGGCGCGGCCCCCGACCGCCGCCGGGACCAGTACGAGGCCCCGCCGAGCGCCAGGATCACCAGGATCGAGAACACCCCGAGCCCGCCGTTGTCCACCATCGTCAGGAACAGCGCGCAGCCCACCAGCGCCGCGAACAACGCCGCGAGGGTCGCCCCCTCCACCCGGCCCGTCAGCAGCTTCTTCGCCTCGGACTCCTCGTCGCCGTCCTGGGGGAGCAGCAACCAGGCGAACCCGTAGAAGATCAGGCCGACACCACCGGTGACCGCGAGGACGGCCAGCACGATCCGGAACACCACCGGGTCCAGGTCGAAGTACCGGCCGAGGCCCGCGCACACGCCGGCGAGCACCTTGTCGCGCCTGCCGCGGCGCAGGGGAGGGTGTTCGGGAGGGGCGGGGGCCCCGGAATCCGCCGGAGGGGCCTCGTGTACTTCGGTCATGGGTCCATGGTGACGGGCCGTCGGCCCCCGAGGAATCCGGCCCGACCCTGGGACAACCCTGATATCCCCCCGATCGAAGTGGGGGGCTGCCCTGATGCCCCGCGCCCGCCGGCCGTGTGACCATCAGTGCCATGCCCGCAGCCGCCGCCCCCCGCATCCCGCACGTACAGGAGTCCCCGCCGGGCTCCGAGGCACCGCACCGCAAGCTCTACCGCAGCGCCGACGGCCGGATGCTCGGCGGGGTCGCGCGCGGGCTCGCCGGGCACCTCGGGCTGCCCGTCGTCTGGGTCCGCCTCGCGTTCCTCGGCCTGTTCATGTGGGGGGACGGCCTCGGGATCCTGCTGTACGCCGCGTTCTGGGTCTTCGTACCGCTCGGCATCGGCGGCCGCACCGGACACCGCTCCTACTTCGAGACCCTCCCCGACGGCGGCCGGCGCCTGCGCAAACCCGACAAGGGGCAGGTCACCGCGCTGATCGCGCTGTGCGTGGGCGCCGGCATCTTCTTCTCCCAGCTCCGGGTCGGCGGCACCAACGGCCGCTACATCTGGCCCACGCTGCTCGTCGGCGCCGGCGTGGTGCTGGTCTGGCGACAGGCCGACAACGCCCGCCGCGCCCACTGGAGCGCCGCCGCCGGACGGCACGGCCGACTGCTCCAGGCGGCCAGGGCGCTCGCCGGGGTGGCCCTGGTCTGCGTGGGCCTGACCGTGTTCATCGTCGTACGGGGCTCCGCCGCGCAACTCGGCAACGTCCTCACCGCCACCCTCGCCGTCCTCGTCGGCGTCGCCCTGCTCGCCGGCCCCTGGCTGATCCGGATGACCCAGGACCTCTCCGAGGAACGCCTGATGCGCATCCGCGCCCAGGAACGCGCCGAGGTCGCCGCCCACGTCCACGACTCGGTACTGCACACCCTCACCCTGATCCAACGCAACGCCGAGGACGTCGGAGAGGTGCGCCGCCTCGCCCGCGCCCAGGAACGCGAACTGCGGAACTGGCTCTACAAGCCCGAGGGCACCGGCAAGGACGAGGCCGAGGAACCCACCACGCTGGCCGACGCCGTGAAGCGGACCGCCGCCGAGGTCGAGGACCACCACGGCGTCCCCATCGAGGTCGTCGTCGTCGGCGACTGCCCGCTCGACGAGAAGCTGTCCGCCCAGGTCCAGGCCGCACGCGAGGCGATGGTCAACGCCGCCAAGTACGGTGGCGAGGGCGGACCGGTACAGGTGTACGCGGAGGTCGAGGGCCGCACCGTGTTCGTGTCCGTACGGGACCGCGGCCCCGGATTCGACATCGACGCGGTACCGGACGACCGGATGGGCGTACGAGAATCGATCATCGGCCGGATGCAGCGCAACGGCGGGACCGCGCGGCTGCGGTCCGCGCCCGACGGCGGCACGGAAGTCGAGCTGGAGATGGAGAGGGCGGCGAACGCAGCATGACCGAGGACAACGCGAACACCGGCGCGCCGACCGGGGGAGCCCCCGACGCCGGCCCGGGGAGGGTCCGGGTGGTGCTCGTCGACGACCACCGGATGTTCCGCACCGGCGTACAGGCCGAGATCGGCGAGACCGCGCGGACCGGCGTCGAGGTCGTCGGCGAGGCCGCGGACGTGGACCAAGCCGTCACCGTCATCACCGCCACCCGCCCCGAGGTGGTGCTCCTCGACGTGCACCTGCCCGGTGGCGGCGGGGTCGAGGTGCTGCGGCGCTGCGCCCCCCTGATGTCGGCCGCCGAGAACCCGGTGCGGTTCCTGGCGCTGTCGGTGTCGGACGCCGCCGAGGACGTCATCGGGGTCATCCGCGGCGGCGCGCGCGGCTACGTCACCAAGACCATCACCGGCGCCGACCTGGTGAACTCGATCTTCCGGGTGCAGGAGGGGGACGCGGTGTTCTCCCCCCGGCTCGCCGGTTTCGTGCTCGACGCCTTCGCCTCCACCGACGCACCGCCCGTGGACGAGGACCTCGACCGACTCACCCAGCGCGAGCGCGAGGTGCTGCGGCTGATCGCGCGCGGCTACGCGTACAAGGAGATCGCCAAGCAGCTCTTCATCTCGGTGAAGACCGTGGAATCCCACGTCTCGGCGGTGCTGCGCAAGCTCCAGCTCTCCAACCGGCACGAGCTGACCCGCTGGGCCACGGCCCGCCGCCTGGTGTGACCCCGAGAGGGTCGCGGGCCGCGGCCCTGTGATCCACGACGCACCGGCGGAGGGGAACCGGGACAGGTTCCGAGGGCCTCTTCGCCGGCGTGACGAGCCTGACCGGGACCCCCATCTTCGTGACGGCGATCGCCCTCGCGGTGATCGCCGTGCTGCTGCCCCTGCTGCTGTGGGGCAAGGCGCGCGGACCCGCCGTCGTGCGCGTCGCCACCCGCGGCCTGATGGTGGTCTTCGCGCAGGTCACCGCCATCGCGCTGGTGTTCGTCGCGGTCAACCGGGAGGAGAACTTCTACGCCTCCTGGGGCGACCTGCTCGGCACCGGGAAGTACGTCACGGCCGCCCCCGACCTCGGCCCGGACGGGCTCGGGGGAGCGAAGGCGGCCGAGGTGGCCCGCGAGCCCAAGGTCCGCCAGGAGTTCCGACCCGTCGAGGGCGTCGGCGGTGGCGTCCGCACGACCGAACTCGACGGGAAGATCTCCGGGGTCAAGGGCGACGTCATGGTGTGGCTGCCGCCGCAGTACGACGATCCCGCCCACAAGGACCGGAAGTTCCCCGTCGTCGAACTGATCCCCGGCATCCCGGGCACGGGCAAGTCCTGGTTCCAGGGCCTCAAGGCGCACGAGGTGCTGGAACCGCTGATGAGGAACGGCACGGTGCGGCCGTTCATCCTGGTCTCGCCCCGCGCCATGCTGCTCGGCAACGGCGACACCGGCTGCGCCAACATCCCCGGCAAGGTCAACGCCGACAGCTGGTTCAGCGTCGACGTCCGCAAGATGGTCGTCGACAACTTCCGGGCCTCGGACGAGGCCCGGAACTGGGGCGTGGCCGGCTACTCGGCCGGCGCGTACTGCGCCGCCAAGCTGGCGATCCTGCACCCCGACCGCTACGGCGCGGCCGTCTCCCTGTCCGGCTACAACGACCCGGGCCAGGAGCCCAGCTCGCTGGTGGCCAAGGACCCCGAGCTGCGCCGCACCCACAACCTGAAGGAACTGCTCAAGGCCCGGCCCGCGCCGCCGGCGGTCGCGCTGTGGATGTCGGGCGCCGAGCACGACGGCTACCTGTCCGGGATGGACCTCAAGGCCCTCGCGAAGAACCCGACGACGGTGCACGCGGAGAAGATCACCGGCGGCCACAACCTGGAAGCCTGGTCCAAGCAGCTGCCGCAGACCTTCGGCTGGCTCAGCCGGCAGGTCAAGACGCCGTAGGAGCCCGCGGGTCCGGGGCTACGCGGGTCGGGAGGCGCCCGCCCAGGGCATCGAGTCCACGGGGGCCACCCGGACCGTCGAGCCGGGGCGCGGGGCGTGGATCATCTGACCGTTCCCGATGTACAGGCCGACGTGCGTCACTCCGGAGTAGAAGAACACCAGGTCACCCGGGGCGAGTTGGTCGCGGGCGACCCGGCGCCCGGCGTTGATCTGGGTGTAGGTGGTGCGGGGCAGCGAGACCCCGGCGGCCCGCCAGGCGGCCTGCGTCAGGCCCGAGCAGTCGAACGAACCCGGCCCGGTTGCGCCCCAGACGTACGGCTTGCCGATCGCCCCGTGCGCGAAGGCGATGGCCCGCGCGGCGCGCGAACCGTCGGCGGGCGCCGGCGCGGTGGTCCGCAGGCCGGCCGGTGACACCGCGCCGGCCGGCGCGCCGGCGGCGGTGACGGTGCTCGGCGCCGAGCGGGCCTCGTACGCCGCCCGCTCCTCCGCGGTGAGCTTCGCCAGCAACCGCTTGGCGGTGGCCAGCCTGCCCTCGACGAGGGCCTTGGTCTCGGCGAGTTCGTCCCGCCGCCCGCGCAGGTCCGCCAGCCGCCCGGAGGCCTTCTCGCGCACCTTCGCGACCTGGCCCAACTGGGCCCGTACGGAGGCCACCTCGGCCGCGGTACGGTCGCCGGTCCGGCTCAGGAACGCGGCCCGCTCCAGGTACTCCTGCGGGTCCTCGGCCATCGCCAGCTGGACCGCGGGCCCCAGACTCCCGCTGCGGTACTGGCCGGCGGCGAGGGAACCCAGCGCGCTGCGCGCGGTGTTGAGCCGGTCCGTCCGGCGCGCGGCCTCGTCACGCAGGCCGGTCAGCTCCCGTTCGGCCTCGTCGGCCTTCTCCTTCGCCCCGTTGTACCGCTCGGTCGCCGCCTCGGCCTCC
This region of Streptomyces sp. NBC_00513 genomic DNA includes:
- a CDS encoding DoxX family membrane protein, encoding MTRTDGVTRTDVPSGAAPGLRDLAARHALLPLRIFLGVTFVYAGLDKLTDSAFLSAGGDGSIGELMRGVRDTSAIPALVDLALKAPVGFAVTLAVGELLVGLGLLAGLLTRIAALGGALIALSLWLTVSWAVTPYYYGNDLIYLMACTPLILAGAPYLSLDSAIRSRRSRRTA
- a CDS encoding PspC domain-containing protein; translation: MTEVHEAPPADSGAPAPPEHPPLRRGRRDKVLAGVCAGLGRYFDLDPVVFRIVLAVLAVTGGVGLIFYGFAWLLLPQDGDEESEAKKLLTGRVEGATLAALFAALVGCALFLTMVDNGGLGVFSILVILALGGASYWSRRRSGAAPEAETPPVSRAAPPPETQAPPAPGSPSWWRDPLVKDGTTGPVGSTGYLWGPADVDAPAGRAPKPAAPVSRAVGRGGIGGRVFVLALLGGAAATASVWEGSTLSHALTVGLAAALAVFGLGLAVSSVKGRTGFGTVLLSLMTAGLLAGASALPKEIGTDWRDVSWRPAAVADVRPSYEAGTGLATLDLSRLDVPKGTTLSVRASIDAGRLKVVVPREVTARSDMTVRWGDLRLPGEKGGQVRIKTGGEHRSQTLLPAAGTEAGGMIELHLEAGVGQVEVARAAS
- a CDS encoding ATP-binding protein; translated protein: MPAAAAPRIPHVQESPPGSEAPHRKLYRSADGRMLGGVARGLAGHLGLPVVWVRLAFLGLFMWGDGLGILLYAAFWVFVPLGIGGRTGHRSYFETLPDGGRRLRKPDKGQVTALIALCVGAGIFFSQLRVGGTNGRYIWPTLLVGAGVVLVWRQADNARRAHWSAAAGRHGRLLQAARALAGVALVCVGLTVFIVVRGSAAQLGNVLTATLAVLVGVALLAGPWLIRMTQDLSEERLMRIRAQERAEVAAHVHDSVLHTLTLIQRNAEDVGEVRRLARAQERELRNWLYKPEGTGKDEAEEPTTLADAVKRTAAEVEDHHGVPIEVVVVGDCPLDEKLSAQVQAAREAMVNAAKYGGEGGPVQVYAEVEGRTVFVSVRDRGPGFDIDAVPDDRMGVRESIIGRMQRNGGTARLRSAPDGGTEVELEMERAANAA
- a CDS encoding response regulator transcription factor, giving the protein MTEDNANTGAPTGGAPDAGPGRVRVVLVDDHRMFRTGVQAEIGETARTGVEVVGEAADVDQAVTVITATRPEVVLLDVHLPGGGGVEVLRRCAPLMSAAENPVRFLALSVSDAAEDVIGVIRGGARGYVTKTITGADLVNSIFRVQEGDAVFSPRLAGFVLDAFASTDAPPVDEDLDRLTQREREVLRLIARGYAYKEIAKQLFISVKTVESHVSAVLRKLQLSNRHELTRWATARRLV
- a CDS encoding esterase family protein — its product is MTSLTGTPIFVTAIALAVIAVLLPLLLWGKARGPAVVRVATRGLMVVFAQVTAIALVFVAVNREENFYASWGDLLGTGKYVTAAPDLGPDGLGGAKAAEVAREPKVRQEFRPVEGVGGGVRTTELDGKISGVKGDVMVWLPPQYDDPAHKDRKFPVVELIPGIPGTGKSWFQGLKAHEVLEPLMRNGTVRPFILVSPRAMLLGNGDTGCANIPGKVNADSWFSVDVRKMVVDNFRASDEARNWGVAGYSAGAYCAAKLAILHPDRYGAAVSLSGYNDPGQEPSSLVAKDPELRRTHNLKELLKARPAPPAVALWMSGAEHDGYLSGMDLKALAKNPTTVHAEKITGGHNLEAWSKQLPQTFGWLSRQVKTP
- a CDS encoding NlpC/P60 family protein, which codes for MASHRKPRQRPLSGPAVRTAATTLALAGAATATAFEGVSQAEPRQSPAQVAADVDRLYEEAEAATERYNGAKEKADEAERELTGLRDEAARRTDRLNTARSALGSLAAGQYRSGSLGPAVQLAMAEDPQEYLERAAFLSRTGDRTAAEVASVRAQLGQVAKVREKASGRLADLRGRRDELAETKALVEGRLATAKRLLAKLTAEERAAYEARSAPSTVTAAGAPAGAVSPAGLRTTAPAPADGSRAARAIAFAHGAIGKPYVWGATGPGSFDCSGLTQAAWRAAGVSLPRTTYTQINAGRRVARDQLAPGDLVFFYSGVTHVGLYIGNGQMIHAPRPGSTVRVAPVDSMPWAGASRPA